A genomic window from Silene latifolia isolate original U9 population chromosome Y, ASM4854445v1, whole genome shotgun sequence includes:
- the LOC141628238 gene encoding uncharacterized protein LOC141628238, translating into MPSQLRELFVTMLLFCEITDVTNLWETNYSIMSEDIERKKRRLFGYPDLTLSDSAKKTYTLIELDKILIKYGKRLKDIKGMPQPDESDVEGMENKLIMEEKMYDKIQMQTECEARRKLLNQEQLDVYEAVIKAMDNKADDVIFVYGHGGTGKTFLYGTISAKLRATNRIVLNVASSGIAALLLPGGRTAHSRFEIPIELFDDSTCNVRQNSQLAELLRQTSLIIWDEAPMDHRHAFEALDRTLRDVVSFKEPEASSKLFGGKVVLLGDDFRQVLPIIPKGRRQEIVQASISRSYIWKTCKVFLLKRSMRVSETDGHVETRRKNQEFNEWLLAMGDGRLQAEAEPHEDEATWIKIPDEYVYSTGKIDIKSMVQEIYPDFLDRTKDHNYLRERAILTPLNENADSINDYMVDLMPGTYKVYKSCDEVCASSIDNEEQFTKISDRVLEQPQATRLPNHESKLKVGMPVMLLRNINPSRGLCNGTRLIITRTGDFIVDVTIITGSQVGKKVLIPRIMITSSDTKIPFILKRRQYPLKPCYAMTINKSQGQSLTHVGVYLPKPVFSHGQLYVAASRTTSPHGLKFFIDDSGQIYKGYTRNIVFNEVFSDLPTPYKAMRQDHLIDIDFDLGLSINGWTYKSGVQDDDTDNDFDNRMAIRGCRLGKGVVETDKKKVK; encoded by the exons ATGCCGTCACAGCTACGAGAACTATTTGTCACAATGCTACTGTTTTGTGAAATCACAGATGTAACTAATCTATGGGAGACAAACTACTCCATCATGTCGGAAGACATAGAGAGGAAGAAGAGGAGATTATTTGGATACCCCGACCTTACCCTCTCAGACTCTGCCAAAAAGACATATACCTTGATTGAACTTGATAAGATCCTAATAAAGTACGGAAAAAGACTAAAGGATATAAAGGGCATGCCCCAGCCGGATGAGTCAGATGTTGAAGGCATGGAAAATAAGCTCATAATGGAGGAGAAGATGTACGACAAGATACAAATGCAAACGGAATGTGAGGCAAGGAGGAAACTGCTAAATCAAGAACAATTAG ATGTATACGAAGCGGTTATCAAGGCTATGGACAACAAGGCAGATGATGTGATCTTCGTTTACGGTCATGGAGGGACTGGAAAGACATTCTTATATGGAACAATCTCGGCTAAGCTACGTGCTACAAACAGGATTGTTCTAAATGTTGCCTCATCAG GTATCGCGGCTTTACTTTTGCCGGGAGGTAGGACAGCACACAGCCGATTCGAGATACCGATTGAATTATTTGACGATTCTACGTGCAATGTGAGACAGAACAGCCAACTTGCAGAACTACTACGGCAAACATCACTAATAATATGGGATGAAGCGCCTATGGACCATCGACACGCCTTCGAGGCACTAGACCGCACGTTAAGGGATGTTGTTAGTTTCAAAGAACCTGAGGCATCGTCAAAACTGTTTGGAGGTAAAGTTGTATTACTCGGGGACGACTTCAGGCAAGTGCTGCCTATAATCCCTAAGGGACGGAGACAAGAAATAGTCCAAGCGTCAATCAGCAGATCGTACATTTGGAAGACATGTAAAGTTTTCCTCTTGAAAAGGAGTATGCGTGTGAGTGAAACAGATGGACATGTAGAGACTAGGAGAAAGAATCAAGAGTTTAATGAGTGGCTATTGGCAATGGGTGACGGAAGGCTCCAGGCAGAGGCAGAGCCACACGAAGACGAAGCTACGTGGATAAAGATACCAGATGAGTATGTTTATAGTACTGGAAAGATAGACATTAAAAGCATGGTCCAAGAGATCTATCCTGATTTCTTAGATAGGACAAAAGACCACAATTACCTGAGAGAAAGAGCGATTCTCACCCCATTAAATGAGAACGCCGACTCAATTAATGACTACATGGTCGATTTAATGCCAGGCACCTACAAGGTCTACAAGAGTTGTGATGAGGTTTGTGCTTCGTCAATCGACAACGAGGAGCAATTCACAAAGATATCCGACCGAGTACTTGAACAACCTCAAGCTACAAGGCTGCCGAACCATGAGTCGAAGCTAAAGGTTGGAATGCCGGTTATGCTACTACGGAATATAAACCCCTCCAGAGGATTATGTAATGGCACAAGACTAATAATCACACGTACTGGCGATTTTATAGTAGATGTGACAATCATTACGGGGTCTCAAGTAGGTAAGAAAGTGCTCATACCGAGGATTATGATTACCTCCTCAGATACCAAGATTCCGTTCATTTTGAAAAGAAGGCAATATCCACTTAAGCCTTGCTATGCTATGACTATAAACAAGAGTCAAGGTCAATCTCTTACCCATGTAGGTGTATATTTACCTAAGCCGGTCTTCAGTCATGGGCAGCTATATGTGGCAGCATCACGCACGACGTCACCGCACGGTCTAAAGTTTTTCATCGACGATTCAGGGCAGATATATAAGGGTTACACAAGAAATATAGTATTCAACGAAGTGTTTTCAGATTTACCTACG CCATACAAAGCGATGCGGCAAGATCATCTGATTGATATTGATTTTGATTTGGGTTTATCCATAAATGGGTGGACATATAAATCTGGTGTACAAGATGATGATACTGATAATGATTTTGATAATAGGATGGCGATTAGGGGCTGTCGTTTGGGTAAAGGAGTTGTGGAGACTGACAAAAAAAAAGTCAAATGA
- the LOC141628239 gene encoding uncharacterized protein LOC141628239, whose protein sequence is MKPPPEFLYRLMTTNESEAIMFRQNIRLYNSCYSLTSMGAKIDKTVNKRPGPYVFRISGQVLHRIGSLLPVEREPPAYSQLYVYDTASELLLRERTIGKEEGSPKLDQGIMLQLKDMLDEVNPLTQVFRMAQERIREDNDVQLSIRLLGSRNKKDKVYNNPTASEIAALIVSPEGSSTKGRDIVIDHKSTGLQTISELHPSYMALQYPLLFPYGEDNYHLDIPYYTDHDKPETSRRKNVTMREYYAYRIQQRISEGHIWLCGGRLFQQFLVDCCCAIESDRLWYIKNNQDLFRCDILNNICDAVEKGDLIGHAVGKRFYLPPSFTGSPRYMYQSYQDAMAICRWYGNPHLFITFTANSRWPEIEAMLKYIPNQRPEDRPDIVARVFKLKLKQLLHCLKTERYFGTTIADVYTIEFQKRGLPHAHILLWLKKEEVDLSTDYIDSIIHAEIPDKDREPALYEAVSRFMVHGSCGDANRSCPCMVNNTCSKKYPKSFNKGTTLDQNGYPVYRRRENKRTIKKGDNYMDNRSIVLYNPGLLLMFDAHINVEWCNTARAIKYLFKYIAKGPDKATLVIKDDAADEIKSYLDCRYLSASEASWRIFGFDIQERNPSVMRLPVHLEEEQAVLIRDDDILKVVLARQSNAETKVTAWMRVNEESPEARELSYAEFPTKYVWDDGWKRRKQGRCIGRISYVHPTAGERYYLRLLLNIVKGPKSYEEIRTVNQRV, encoded by the exons ATGAAGCCCCCACCTGAATTCCTATATAGACTCATGACAACAAACGAATCAGAGGCCATAATGTTTAGGCAGAACATTCGACTCTACAACTCCTGTTACTCCTTGACTTCCATGGGCGCAAAAATAGACAAGACTGTAAATAAGAGACCAGGTCCGTATGTTTTCAGGATAAGTGGTCAAGTTCTTCACCGTATAGGGTCACTACTGCCCGTAGAAAGGGAGCCACCAGCATACTCACAACTATATGTTTACGATACAGCAAGTGAACTACTGTTGCGTGAGAGAACAATCGGAAAGGAGGAGGGTAGCCCAAAGTTAGACCAAGGTATAATGTTGCAGCTCAAGGACATGCTTGACGAGGTAAATCCCCTAACTCAAGTATTTAGGATGGCGCAAGAGAGAATAAGGGAGGACAATGACGTTCAATTATCCATTAGATTGTTAGGTTCACGGAATAAGAAAGACAAGGTATATAATAACCCCACAGCCTCTGAGATAGCCGCACTAATAGTCAGTCCTGAAGGTAGTAGTACAAAAGGCAGGGATATAGTGATTGACCACAAATCAACTGGATTACAAACAATTAGTGAACTACACCCGTCTTACATGGCATTACAATACCCGCTCTTATTTCCGTATGGAGAGGACAACTACCACTTAGATATACCGTATTATACTGACCATGATAAGCCCGAGACGTCGAGAAGGAAAAATGTAACTATGCGAGAGTACTACGCCTACAGGATACAACAAAGAATCTCAGAAGGCCATATTTGGCTATGTGGTGGACGATTATTCCAACAGTTCTTGGTGGATTGTTGTTGTGCGATTGAATCGGATAGGCTATGGTATATTAAAAACAACCAAGACTTATTCAGATGTGATATACTGAATAATATATGCGATGCTGTTGAAAAAGGTGACTTAATTGGACATGCAGTCGGAAAAAGATTTTATCTGCCGCCCTCATTCACAGGAAGCCCAAGATATATGTACCAAAGCTATCAAGATGCAATGGCCATTTGCAGGTGGTATGGAAATCCTCATTTGTTTATAACTTTCACAGCAAATTCCAGGTGGCCAGAGATCGAAGCTATGTTAAAGTACATTCCAAACCAGAGGCCTGAAGACAGGCCTGATATTGTGGCCAGGGTTTTCAAGTTGAAACTTAAGCAACTACTACACTGCCTAAAGACGGAGCGCTATTTTGGGACGACAATCGCAG ATGTGTACACCATCGAATTTCAAAAAAGAGGGCTGCCACATGCACACATTTTATTATGGTTAAAGAAAGAAGAGGTTGATCTGTCTACTGATTATATCGATAGCATTATTCACGCGGAAATACCTGATAAGGACAGAGAGCCGGCTTTATATGAGGCTGTGTCCCGTTTCATGGTACATGGCTCATGCGGCGATGCAAATCGCAGTTGCCCTTGCATGGTGAACAACACCTGCAGTAAGAAGTACCCGAAGTCATTTAACAAAGGAACTACATTAGACCAAAATGGGTACCCTGTATACAGACGACGCGAAAACAAAAG GACAATAAAGAAGGGAGACAATTACATGGACAACCGTTCAATCGTGCTGTATAACCCCGGCTTGCTGTTGATGTTCGACGCACACATCAACGTCGAATGGTGTAATACTGCAAGAGCCATCAAGTATTTGTTCAAGTACATCGCAAAAGGGCCGGACAAAGCTACTTTAGTCATAAAGGACGACGCAGCAGATGAGATAAAGTCTTACCTGGATTGTAGGTACCTGTCGGCATCCGAGGCATCATGGAGAATATTTGGGTTCGACATCCAAGAAAGAAACCCGTCCGTGATGCGACTACCAGTACACCTGGAAGAGGAACAGGCTGTACTAATAAGGGATGATGACATACTTAAGGTGGTACTAGCGAGACAAAGCAACGCTGAGACAAAGGTAACAGCATGGATGAGGGTAAATGAGGAGTCTCCAGAGGCACGAGAGCTTTCCTATGCGGAGTTTCCTACTAAGTATGTTTGGGATGACGGGTGGAAGAGAAGAAAGCAAGGAAGGTGCATTGGGAGAATTTCTTACGTCCATCCCACTGCCGGAGAGAGATATTATCTCCGTCTTCTTCTCAACATAGTGAAAGGTCCAAAAAGTTACGAGGAAATACGGACAGTGAATCAACGTGTGTGA